The Syngnathus typhle isolate RoL2023-S1 ecotype Sweden linkage group LG1, RoL_Styp_1.0, whole genome shotgun sequence genome includes a window with the following:
- the LOC133163420 gene encoding relaxin receptor 1-like, producing the protein MEMISFPAGYSSGVAQVYVLLIVACVLSAANVTEVSPSCPLGFFPCGNLTMCLPQVLHCNGADDCGNQADEENCGDNNGWPHLFDKFFGMPNHSDRTKSNVCLLGLIPDSCQCRDLELDCDGTQLRDVPVVAVNVTMMSLQRNHLQKLKANAFFIYQNLQKLYLQHNEIEDVSPTAFRGLYNLTRLYLNYNRISMLMPGVFRDLHKLEWLILENNNIHHISSNAFSGLNSLVLLALLNNTLTKLDDICREMARLNWLDLEGNLIETLENVSFYSCSMLTVLVLQRNRISYIHEQAFSVLQKLGELDLSSNRLMKIPLNLFFPLGDLLQLNISYNPIRELQVDHFDKLLKLKSLSIEGIEIANIQGRMFEPLKYLTHIYFKKFQYCGYAPHVRSCKPNTDGISSFEDLLANIVLRVFVWVVSATTCFGNIFVICMRSYIRSENKLHAMCIISLCCADGLMGIYLFMIGAYDLKFRGEYNRHAQAWMDSGQCQVIGSLAMLSTEVSVLLLTYLTLEKYICIVYPFRYLTPGWRRTVTVLLGIWVFGFMVAFLPLAFKGLFRNFYGTNGVCFPLHSEQPETLWAHVYSIVIFLGLNLVAFLIIVLSYASMFYNIQRTGTQTTKYSNHIKKEVTIAKRFFSIVMTDSLCWIPIFVLKILSLLQVEIPGTITSWVVIFILPINSALNPILYTLTTRPFKETLMQVWANYRQRRPVVASHPIHQPSLTWQEMWPLQDSSPAEGRHRDGTEANPAKLVSRVENDTGVPV; encoded by the exons GAGATAACAACGGATGGCCGCACCTCTTTGATAAGTTCTTTGGAATGCCGAACCACAGTGACAGAACAAAGTCCAACGTGTGCC TGCTTGGCCTCATTCCGGACTCGTGCCAGTGTCGGGATCTGGAGCTGGACTGTGACGGCACGCAGCTCCGCGACGTGCCAGTGGTGGCTGTGAACGTCACCATGAT GTCCTTGCAGAGGAACCACCTGCAGAAGCTGAAAGCAAACGCTTTCTTCATTTACCAGAACCTGCAGAAACT ATATCTGCAACACAATGAGATCGAAGATGTCAGCCCAACTGCTTTCAGAGGACTGTACAATCTCACCAGGCT atatCTGAACTACAACCGCATTTCCATGCTGATGCCCGGTGTATTCAGGGACCTGCATAAACTGGAGTGGTT GATCTTGGAGAACAATAACATACATCACATCTCGTCCAACGCTTTTTCAGGACTCAACTCACTGGTCTTGCT GGCTTTGCTGAACAACACTCTGACAAAGCTAGATGACATTTGTCGTGAGATGGCCAGACTCAACTGGCT ggATTTGGAGGGAAACTTGATCGAGACCTTGGAGAATGTGTCGTTCTACTCTTGCAGTATGCTGACAGTCTT GGTTCTCCAGCGCAACAGGATCAGCTACATACATGAGCAAGCCTTTTCGGTCCTCCAAAAGCTTGGAGAGTT ggATCTGTCGAGCAACAGACTGATGAAGATCCCACTTAATCTCTTCTTCCCTCTTGGGGATTTGCTTCAACT AAACATTTCATACAATCCCATCAGAGAGCTGCAGGTGGACCACTTTGACAAGCTACTTAAACTGAAGTCCTT gAGCATCGAGGGCATCGAAATTGCCAACATCCAAGGCCGAATGTTCGAGCCTCTTAAATACTTGACCCACAT CTACTTCAAAAAGTTCCAGTACTGCGGCTATGCGCCTCACGTGCGCAGCTGCAAGCCCAACACGGACGGCATCTCGTCTTTCGAAGACCTGCTGGCCAACATCGTCCTGAGGGTCTTCGTCTGGGTGGTCTCGGCCACCACTTGCTTCGGCAACATCTTTGTCATCTGCATGCGCTCGTACATTCGCTCCGAGAACAAGCTACACGCCATGTGCATCATCTCCCTCTGCT GCGCAGATGGGTTGATGGGCATCTACCTGTTCATGATCGGGGCGTACGACCTGAAGTTCCGCGGCGAATACAACCGACACGCCCAGGCCTGGATGGACAGCGGCCAGTGCCAGGTGATCGGCTCCCTGGCCATGCTGTCCACCGAGGTGTCGGTCCTGCTGCTCACTTACCTGACTCTGGAGAAGTACATCTGCATCGTGTACCCCTTCCGTTACCTGACGCCAGGTTGGCGCCGTACCGTGACGGTGCTCCTGGGCATCTGGGTGTTCGGCTTCATGGTGGCATTCCTGCCCCTGGCCTTCAAGGGGCTTTTCCGGAACTTCTATGGTACCAACGGTGTGTGCTTCCCACTGCACTCGGAGCAGCCCGAGACGCTCTGGGCACACGTTTACTCCATCGTCATCTTCCTGG GTTTGAACCTTGTAGCATTCCTGATCATCGTGCTGTCATACGCCAGCATGTTCTACAACATCCAGCGCACGGGTACGCAGACCACCAAGTACAGCAACCACATCAAGAAGGAGGTGACCATCGCCAAACGCTTCTTCTCCATCGTCATGACAGACTCCCTTTGCTGGATCCCCATTTTCGTCCTCAAGATACTGTCCTTGCTGCAGGTGGAGATTCCCG GCACAATTACCTCATGGGTGGTCATATTCATCCTGCCCATCAACAGTGCCCTTAACCCCATCCTTTACACCCTGACCACCCGCCCCTTCAAGGAGACCCTGATGCAGGTGTGGGCCAACTATAGGCAGCGTAGGCCAGTGGTAGCAAGTCACCCCATCCATCAGCCCTCGCTCACCTGGCAGGAAATGTGGCCACTGCAGGACTCCAGCCCAGCGGAGGGACGTCATAGAGATGGGACCGAGGCCAACCCCGCTAAGCTAGTCAGCCGCGTGGAAAATGACACTGGCGTTCCCGTGTGA